Within Metabacillus sp. KUDC1714, the genomic segment TGAATCTTGCACGCGATGATGATAAACTTGGTTAATTAAGAGCCACTGTTTACTATCTTGGCTGTCAATAATTGGTCCATTAAATAGATTATTAATTGCTGCTTCATAGGTAAAATACTGCTCAAATTTCAACAATATTCCTTCATAATAACTAATCTCATTGTCATATTTCTTAAGATCATAATGTGCCCTGTCGATACCTTCCTGTTGTTCTAATCTAATTAGATTCATCATTTGATCAAAAATCTTCATAGCTATATTTTTACTTTGCTTCTTAATTAAATCACTGACATCTGAAGAATAGGTCAAAATATATTGGTTATTAAATGATGCTCCAGGTTTCAATGCATCCACAACAATTTGTTCTGATAGTGCAATTGAAAACGTCTGAACCTGTTGAAGAATTGTTACATCATGGATTTCATATTTCTGAATATATTCTTTAAATAATGGTGTAAAATGCCAAGTGATTTGTGTTTCGACGTTTTTCTTCAAATCTTCAAATAGTGCCTTTTTCCTTTGTTCACGTTCTTGCTCTGTTTTAGATTTTGAAAATAAAAAGCCTACTTTAAAGGCAGGATCTACCGCTTCGATGAATGATGCAGCTTTTTCCCTTGTTTCATACGGAATTATATTTGCACTTTTTAATAAAGAGGAAACTCTTTCATTTATTTCAGTGGATAAATCTTTTAATTTTCTTTCTTCCTCATCAATTAGGTCTAGTACCATATTCTTCTTATTCACAAAATCAGCTAATACAGTATTAATGTGTTCCTTATCAACATCTGTTAAATCTAATTGTTCTTTATATTTTTCCAAATGCTCTTTAGCTAACTGTGTAACTGATGCCAACACATTCTTTTCCATGTATTCATCTTTATTGTTAACAACCACACGAATAATATCTCTTATCTCATTTAATTGATTATACTCATGGTCATCATTCATTAATGTCGTGAAAAATACATCCTGATGATGAAGACCAATTTCTGAAAATGATGTTTCGATTTGATTTTTAAAATCGGTAAAAGGTACTTCACTTTCTTTATGCTTATCGATTTGATTTACGATGAGAAAAATAATTTTATCCTTATTTTTCATTTCTTTTACAAATGATAGATTTTCTTCAGATTGAACATGGTTATAATCTGTTACATAAAAAATAACATCTGCAATATGAAGCATTGATTCTGTTGATAGTTTATGTGCAGCATCTGTTGAATCAATTCCCGGTGTATCCATAATGACAACATTATTATCAAGATTTCGATAAGGTTTTTTAATATAGACCCTTTCAATCTCATCGCCTTGTTTACAATATTCCTTGATTTGCTCGATCGAATAGTTACCAGCAAGCTCAATACTTTCTTTCTCTTTTGAATATAAGGTTACCCGTTCTTGACCATTCTCCAATAAAACTAAGTTTGCACTTGTAGGTATTGGACTAGTCGGTAACACTTGTTCATTTAGAAGTTTATTAATCATAGATGATTTCCCTGCAGAAAAATGTCCAGCAAACGCGACATAAAGCTTATCATTATAAAGTTTATTAACTAATTCTACAAGCTTATCAGCATTTTCATTATCATCTGTCTTGACCATTTGATGGAGCTTTATTAACATTTGCATTAATTGATCTGTTTTTACAGCAGCTGTCATTGTAATCCCCTTTTTCTTCTGCTTAGTTTTCATTAAGTTTCATTTTACAGAATCTTTTTGATTTTTGCTATGCAAAAAAGAAGCTAATTTAATTGAGTTAGCTCCTTTTTTATTATATTTATGCTTGATTTTCTTTGTGTCGTTTATTTACTAAACATTTAACGCAAAATAAAAGCTCACCTGAGGTGAGCAGAAAAAGTTATGCCTTTCGTACATTTATATTCTTTAATATGTAGCCAATCAATACACTATATGCAACAACGGTACAACCTACAAATAACATCGTCATATTCGCAGTAGACCTCCAAGATTTAAAATGAGAATGATTTTCATTACAAAAATATTGTACCATTAATGATAATCATTTTCAATATTACTTTCTCATTTTTCTGAAAAAAGTTCATTATCTTTTCGGTACAAATCTTGATCTCAAGTTGAATACTTCTTGGTAATTAGTATGCAACTGAAGTGCCTTTTCCTCTGCTGGTATCCGGATTGTCATCATGACGATGTTCAATAATGAAAATAATACTGCGGTAAAGTACGCTTGATATAATAATGGAATGAATAAGAACTCCACTGCTACCACTACATAGTTAGGATGCCGCATATATTGATACGGTCCTTTCAAAACTACAAGATCATTTGGAACAATAATAATTTTCGTATTCCAATAACTACCCAACGACACCACAGCCCAATAGCGAATTAGTTGTGTAAAAGCCAGTATTGGAACGAGTATGTACCATAATACCGTTACTTCTTTGTGGAGGATATTAACCTCAAATAAGAGAGATAGTAAAAACATTACATGAAGTGCAACAATGTAAGGATAATGCTCACTTCCATGTTCAATTCCTCCCCTATTTAACAGCCATTTTTCATTTCGCTTAGCAATAAACATCTCGGTTACTCTTTGAACAATTAGAAGCAACAATAAGCCATAGAACATTTGTTTATACACTCTCCCAATGAACAAGTAGCATTTCTGAGCTAAACCCCGGCCCTAGTGCACCGATTAATCCATATTCATTCTCCTGACCAATTTCCCTCTCAAGATATTCTTGAAGTACATACATAACTGTTACAGATGACATGTTTCCATGATTAATTAGTACTTCTTTAGAAATATGTAAATGCTGTTCTTTAAAGCCCAATCCATCCATATAGGCATCAAGAACTTTTTTTCCCCCTGGATGTGCAATAAAATGAGCAATTTCTTCTATACTTAAACCTTTCTCTTGTAAAAAACCTTTTACTTGAGGGCGAAGCCATTGATTAATAATTGAAGGAATATCACGGGAGAACACGACATAAAATCCATTATTTTTAATCTCCCAACCCATAACATCCTCCGAATCTCTTAAGAACGTTGATCTAGTTCCTTTAATAAAGGGGAGAGCATTTAGTTTTGAATGTTTCAGCCTGTTAGAAGATTCACCAGCAAGACATGTACAAGCTACACCATCAGCAAACAGTGATGTACCGATTAAATTACTCTTTGTAAAATCATCGTGTTGAAAGGTTAAACTACATAGCTCTACTGAAATCACAAGAACGAGTGATTTCGGATATGCCTTGCAATATTCATATGCACGGGAAAGACCAGAAGCTCCGCCTGCACATCCTAATCCCCAAATCGGAATTCGTTTTATTGTTTCTTTAAAAGGCAATTGATTGATAATCTTTGCATCAATACTCGGTGTCGAAATCCCGGTACTACTAATAAAAAAAATCGCATCAATTTCTTTATAGTCGATTGATTGATCTAAAAGTTTAGAGTTGGTCAAACAGTTTTTAACCGCTTCACTACCTAATTTGACTGCCTTATCAACATACATTTGGTTTTTCTCTTCAAATGTATGCTGTTTTTTGTACCAATCTAGATTTTCAACAAAATCTCTTTTTTGAATCTCACCATTTTTAAAAACGGTTAGTAAACGTTCGATATCCTTAAAAGAATCTTGGAAAATTTCCTTAGCAAATTCAACTGTTGTATCCTGACTCATTTCGTTTTCTGGGATTGCCTTACCTACAGATAATATATAGGCCAATGGTAAATTCACCTCAATTTCATTAAGGATACTATTACCAAATAAATGTAAAATTATCCGTTTTTGAGGGTTTTAAATAAAATAAAACAGATATTGAAGGGATTGTGAAGTAAAGTTAGTTTAAAAGTTCTTTAGGGGCATTATCAGCTTATGGCAATAATCTTGGGCTAGAGATTAGGGATTGATGTAGTTCGGTGGTTCCACAGATCAACATTTTAATTCGCAAACGATAAAAAAAGCCTTTCCCATCTGGGGAAAAGCTAGACGTATTAAAGGAGTTGTTGTTGTGCACTATTATTATATCGCAATTTACACCCATTATCATTATTAAATTTTGGTAATCTTAAGATCTGAAAAAATATGCCATAAATATTTCATCATCGTAACGTCCATCTACTTTTACTTGCTCTTTCTGTGTACCTTCCTGGATGAAACCATATCTTTCATATAGTTTAACAGCTAAATCATTTGATGCGAATACTGTTAAACATAATTTATGTAACTCATGTGTTCTACACCAATAAAGTGTATAATCCATGATTTGACTCCCTATTCCATTTCCTTGTGCTGATTTTATAAGCCATGTTCTAAAAAGACCTGTGTGCCTTTTCATTTCAAGCTCCCCTCTGATTATCCTAGCTATTCCAACAATTTTATTTTCTATTTCTACTGTTACATACATATTATCAAGTTTCTTCATTTCATTTATAAATTCTTTTTCTTCATTTACCGTACGTGCACTTTCTTTTTGAATATAAGAACCAATTTTCAATATATTTTCTACTGCTTTAACGATTTGTGCTGCATCATCCGTTCTAGCAGGACGTAGCACAACTGCATCCCCATTTTTTGCGATAAATTCTTTTATCTGTTGATTTTCTGTCATGCTCATCAACCCCTTAATAGAAAACAAGCCAATAATTTAAAGGCTGACATTAGCTGTCAGCCTTTCCTTTCTAGGAAAAAGATAATTCGGACGGAAACTCGCAAATTTATGAGCAAATAACCTATTAGATTTGTTTGTTTTAATGAAAAATTAAAATGGCTAGTTTCTCTATCCCCCTGTCATATTTGAGTAATTCTAATGAGAATACTCAGTCTTTCCTTGATTTTATAATATCGTTTAACAACATATTAGATTTTGTTAAGCAACACGAATCGCTTTTCCAAAAGGTACTTTAGGGACAAACTCATCTGGAACTAACCAGAATACCTCTTTTTTAAATGTTAATTCTTCATAAAAATATCCTGTTACATCAGTAATATAAAAAAGTGTGTCTATTTCTTCTTTTTCTGTCCATTCTAACACTTCTGTATAAGACGATTTACCATGTGTATAATATTTTATTTGATCGTCTTTTATCGAAGTAATACTTCTTATTTTAAAGTCTGCTTGTACTAATAAGCTCTTTGGACACACTTCACCAAACAATTTAACAATATTTTGGATTAGTATTGTTTTTGTTTGATTTGTAGATGTGTCTATTGCGAGGGCAATTTTTTTACCTTCTCTTTCTTGTAACTTAGAAAGTAACAGTCTTTGCCATTTCATATTAATAACTCCCCCTCACAATTTTTTCTGAAGCATATCTATTTTGTGCAAACTTAAAATGATTTATAAGAAAAATCTTATGTTAAGTTATTATCAGACACGTTCCAATCAGAAAATTGGCCACTTCCATTACATCCAGGACAGTCAAAAATCGCATCAAACGTAGGTGTATAAACGCTCGTTAATGTTGATATAAAGCCTTTTCCTCTGCAATCCGGGCATCGTCCTAAAGATTCCATCTCTGAACGTACCTTTTCATTTCTTGCTTGCTTCCAATCAGAAAAAGTATTCAAGAAATTCATATCATCACCTCTTTTTCCTTAATATGTATCATGAGATGATATTTTAAACCTTACTTCAAATTGGAGAAGTTCAAAAAAAAAAGAACATAGATTATATTCTTTTAATAAATTTCATGAAATGAAAAATCATATCAACATCAGAAAGTCCAATTTTTATGAATATTATTTTATTTATCCCTACCTACAACTGCGAAGAATTTGATGGACTCGCACCTTCATTTTGATCAACAAGATCTGGATCTATATACGTGTTGTAATGCATTGAATTTGTTATTGATCCATCACCAATTCCAAAACTTAATCCTACAATTTTACCTGTGATACCATTACCAGATATATTTGATGAACCCGGATTTATCGATGCATTCCCAGAAATATTTACAATTTTAATACCCTGGAGGTTAAAAAAATTGGAAGAGGACAAATTAATTCTCCTTTCATATTGGGTTAAAGGTTTCCGATTCTGAAGGATCCTTTGCTTTAGGTTGTTCATTATCTTCCTCATCAAAGTCGGATATTTTCATAATTGATTGAGATTCAGAGTGATCACCTATAGAGGAGTTTAATCCCTTAATATTATTTGTAGAAGAAAACTCTTTGTTACTTATTTCACCAATGTTAAATGATGAGTTTCCTGACATATTCAATATCTTTATGTTATTAAAATTAAATACGCTTTGAACAGGCTTCAATTGTAACCACCCTCTTCAAACACTTATATTACTATATGTTATAAAACATAAGATGCTAATGATTATATAAATTATTATGATCTAAATACGACAATGATAAATGATCTACTTTCTTTTAATCAGTCACTATGGTATCCTTACAATAGAAGAGAGGTGTAAAATATTGGCTACATACAAAGCTAAAAAAAGTAATTTCAAGCAACTTTTATTAAAAAACAACACCGATCTTGACACCCTTGCTCTTAATACTAATATTCCAAAGGACCAACTTACTAATTATTTAGATACTAAGGTCATGAATTTAAATAATGCCATGACAATTTCAAAAGAACTAAATTGTTCAATTGAAGAGTTGTATTCCTGGAAAGTTTCAGATAAGTGATTAGATCTCTATAAAATTAATTTATTCTGATCGAAAAAATAAAAATGCCTTCTTTCACTCAATTTTGAGTAAGAGAAGGCATTTTTTACCTGCTTTAGTCCGTATTCAAAATAAAAGCAGGAACTGCGAAAAATATTACAAATATTAAATTTACCATAATACTCTACCAAATTAGCTTTTTTTAATCAATGAACCTTAACTTTTGAGTGAATTTTATGTAAAATATAATTAACTTGTTTATTAGAAAAGGAGCTTACGATGGCTGAGTTAGCATTTAAAGAATATATCTTCAAAAAAGGAAGTAAAACAACAATATACATGTATCAGAGTAGTATTGAAATTATTCATCACGGATTTTTAGGTAAATTTAACAGAGTCAAACTTATTCAATTCAAAAATATTACTAATGTTACACTTAAGAATCCTAGTTTAGCGTCTAATGGTAATATTGTATTAGATTGTGGAGAAAATAAAAATAAAAATGAAAAGCATGAAAATACGATTGAATTTTCCAAAAACGAAAAGGAACTTGCATTAGATTTGAAGGAAACGATCGATAATAAAATAGAAGAAATAAAAGGACAACGTGCAGATTCCGCAATTGATAACTTTGAAAAGCTTAAAAAGTTAAAAGAATTAGCAGACTTGGAGATTTTATCAGAAGACGAGTATGAAGAACAAAAGGAAAGAATCTTAGAGAGTTAAATCATGTATGAACGAGTTAGATTAGGGGCTGACATAAGTCAGCCTTTTCATTGTATAAAGATCTATTCCTTCTTTGAAAAGCTAAAGAACTAGAAATTGCCTTACTCCGACTATATCAACAATTTTATAAACTCTTTGATCGCTTCTTCTTCATCTTCTCCTTTTGTAAGGATTGTTACTTCTTCATTCCTTATTGTTGCCAATAAGCCCATTAAGCTTTTAGCATCCACTTTATAATGCTTCCCAACAATGTGAATTTCTGATTCGAACTTATTTGCAACTTCGGTTAATTCAATTAATTTAGTTACTGATAGATTTTGAGTTATTTTTATATCCTTTACTCTCATTTGCTTTTCTCCTATAGTAAGAATAGTTAAATTCTATTTTATATATAGGTATGTCATGACAAGAATTTTTGATTCATTTGCAGATAATAATTCCTTCATTTATTCAATGAGTAAATGGTACCAATATTGAATCCTCCCAACTAATCAATTTACCTGCTTACCTCTTTTTGATTTAATAAACTACCCATTGTTTTTTTAAAAACTCATATCGTTCATTCATTTTCCTATTTTCACATCACCTTTCTAAATTTTAACAAAATTAAAAAGCATCCTTACGATACTTTTACAAACCTGTCATATTTGTAACATTTAGGTCATATAATTTAACAACCCTATAGGAAGGAGTGAAAATAATGGATAATCGGATTTTCTTATTCCTTGCAACGATCCTATCTGGTTTTGCACTTATTAAGGTTAATCTAGAGGAAACATTCTTATCTGCTTTAGCACCTTATTTTAATATACTTGGCATATTAACTGTATTAGTCTTCTCACTCGTTTTAATTTATAAAGGCGTTAGAAGTTTGTTTAGTAAATAGAATTCGGAAGGCACTCTTTATAGGGTGCTTTTCTTCTTTTTCGTTATATTAAATTGGATTAGGAGTTAAATTACATTTGAAATTACATAGCAGAGAAGCCACAACTCACTTAGCAACTGTCTATGTTGTCTGATTAAATATGAACATTAAGTGAACATTTTGTTACGCATTTATGTGTTTTCGACAATATAACAAAGGAAGAAAACCTCACAATTAATTAGCATTAGTAACATTCCTAACATATCATTAATACATAGATTAGGTACAAGGAATGTAACACTACCCACTCCCCTGTGGTGCTTTGATACATGCCTTGCCTATTCTGAAAAAAACTTTCAAAGAGGCGGTGTATTCAATGAAGCGATTTATCTTTTCTATTGATTCTGAAGAAATTGAAATTAGTGCAAATTCTATTCTGGAAGCTGTTTCCATAGTAAAGGAAGTAATAAAAAATAGTAAGGAAGAACGGAATCTAAAATTTGTAGGAGTTAAGTATTGACTTTCTTAGTGTAAAAAAACAAATAAAATTTTTCGCATAATTCCCCTTACTATTGGTATCTAATAACACTCATATCCAAATCATTTACTCGTAATATAAATCCGTAATGTTCATTATAAGAACCAAACCAATAGTGCTATCACGTTAACCTTCTGACTTTTCCGCTGAAATGAAACATTCTTAACCCTTTTTGAAATGTAAAATAAAACGTTTATCCTCACATTTTCTTTTACAGAATTTACTCTGGCGGTCATTCTTTTTCTTTTTGGCTCTTTTCTAAAAGATTGTTGTTTTTGAATAAAACTGATTAGGGTGATTGGTGCGGAAGGTGCGAGACTCCTGTGGGAGTAGCGGGACAGATGAGACCCCGCAGGCGCTTCGCGCTGAGGAGGCTCATCGCCCGCCCCACGGAAAGCGAGCATCCTGGAGCGCCAATCAACCAACCCAATACTATTTTAAAAGCAACAAAGTTTGCGAAAACAGCCTTCTTTTTATATATAAAAAAACGTCACCTCCAAATTCATGTTATACACACGAAAATGTAGGTAACGTTTTAACGTTTTTTCACTAATAGAATGTTGGATTAAGCGTGCTGATTTTCACTTTATACTTATTTCTTTAAGATGCTTGCCCTTGAACAACAGCATCACGATTGCTTCCAGCTTTTTTACCAGATGGAATGACATTAAAAACGATATTTAGTACGATCGCCGTGATACTTCCAGCAACAATACCGCTATTCGTTAAAATTTTAACTGATTCAGGAAGACCTGCGAAAATCTCTGGGACAACTGTTACGCCAAGCCCTAACCCAACGGAACAAGCGACGATTAATAGATTTTCCTGTGAAGCAAACTCAACCTGGCCAAGCATTTTGATCCCATAAGCAACAACCATTCCAAACATAGCAACCATCGCGCCACCTAAAACAGATGAAGGAATAACTGTTGCTAAAGCAGCAATTTTTGGTACTAAGCCTAATCCAATTAACATGATTGCTGTTGTGTATATAACACGATTTGTTTTAATGCCAGACATTTGAATAAGACCTACATTTTGCGAAAATGTTGTATATGGAAATGCGTTGAAAATTGCACCTAGCATATAAGCGAGACCTTCTGCACGATACCCTCTAGCTAAATCTTTATCGTCAAGTTTTTTGTTGCAAATATCACTTAACGCAAAATACACACCTGTAGATTCAACCATACTTACAACTGCAACAATCGTCATTGTAATAATTGGTGCTAATTCAAAGGTAGGCGTACCAAAGTAAAAAGGCTTTCCGATATTAAACCATGAAGCATCATTAACAGCCTGTAGGTCTACCATCCCCATAAAACCAGCCACAACAGTTCCTGCGATAATACCAATTAAAATTGAAATAGCTCTAATAAATCCTGTAAAAAAGCGATTAAGAAGTATGATTAAGAATAGAACTCCAAACGCGAGAATAAGGTTTTCTTTTGAACCGAAAGTTGGACTTCCTTGACCTCCTGCCATGTTATTCATTGCAACAGGAATTAATGTAATTCCAATGATCGTTACAACAGAACCTGTTACAACAGGTGGGAAAAACTTAACTAACTTTCCAAAGACAGATGAAATAAGAATAACGATGAGTCCAGAAACAAGAATAGCTCCATAGATCGAGGATACGCCATATTCATTACCGATGGCAATCATCGGCCCAACTGCAGTAAACGTACATCCTAATACAACTGGTAAGCCAAGTCCGAAAAAACGATTTTTCCAAACTTGTAAAAACGTAGCGATACCACACATAAAAATATCAATCGCAACTAAGTAAGTTAATTGTGCTCCAGATAAACCAATTGCACTTCCTACAATTAAAGGAACTACAACAGCACCAGCATACATAGCAAGTACATGTTGGATACCTAACGAAACGTTTTGTAATGATTGCTTCATGCTTTAACCTCCTCAAATTCTTCAACAAAGCTTACCTTGCCATCTCTTAACGATTGAATTCTCGCTAAAGATTCGACTCTGTAGCCTGAATTCTTTAATTCACTTGCACCCTTTTGAAACGATTTCTCGATCACAATCCCGATACCTTGAATGGAAGCACCTGATTTTTTCACAATATCGATTAATCCTTTTGCTGCCTCTCCATTTGCCAAAAAGTCGTCAATTATAAGTACTCGGTCTGATTTGTTTAGAAATTGGGAAGATACAGCAATTGTATTTTCTTCTTGTTTTGTAAATGAATAGACAGAAGATACGAGTAAGTTATCTGTTAATGTTAAAGATTTTCTCTTTCTTGCAAAGATAACCTTCACACCAAGCTCAAGACCAGCCATAACAGCAGGAGATATACCTGAGGATTCGATTGTCACGATTTTTGTAATACCTTCTTTTTTAAAAAGTCTAGCAAACTCTAAGCCTATCTCTTTCATAAGCTCTGGATCGATTTGATGATTTAAGAATGAGTCAACTTTTAACACACCGTCAGAAAGAACTATACCCTCATCTTGTATTTTTTCTCTAAGCAGTTTCATTTTCTTCCTCCCTAACGATTAATTAAATTAATTTATATGAATAGTTACAAAAAGAGAGCCTTATTTTTTATGCTTTCTTCTGTAATTTAAATTTTAATAATACAAAAAGCGGCATTGCTTCACTATAAGTGAAGCAATGCCGCTTTTATAAAAAAATAGGAAAATACCCATTTTTTATAGCGAAACATTTAACCTCACTCATAGTCAAATAATTTACGGTTATTTGGTAGAAACTTGTGGGCCATATTCCCACGATTATATGAGCGTTATTTGCAATTAAATGAATTATAACAATAAATGAATGATTTGCAAATATTTTTTTGCGAAAAACACGAACTTTAATCATTAAACTAATTAAGAATATTCGTACAATTAAAAAAGAAGCAACTGAGCTGCTTCCTCTTTAATAAATGTATTTAAATATGATAGATGTAACGATACTTTTCTTCAAGATATTCAATTAAATACTTAGCATTTAATCCTTCACCTGTTACATCCTTCAATATCTCTAAAGGTTGTTTTGTTTTCCCATATTGGTGAATATGCTCTGTTAACCAATTTCTAATTTTTTCAAATTGGCCTGTTTCAATTAATTCATTAAAATCAGGTAAATCTTTCAGCATTGCATGTTTAAATTGTGCTGCATACATATACCCCAATGCATATGACGGAAAATATCCAAAGCTTCCTCCTGCCCAATGAACATCCTGCAATACACCCTTTGCATCATTTGGAGGTGTGACACCTAAGTATTCTTCATATTTTTCATTCCAAATACGAGGAAGCTCTTCTACAGTTATTTCATCGTTAAATAAAGCTTTTTCGATTTCATAACGAACCATAACATGAAGAGAATAGGTTAGCTCATCTGCCTCAATACGAATAAGGGAAGGCTTTGACTCATTTATGGCTTCATAAAAGTCTTGTAAACTAACACCATCAAATTGCTCTGGAGAAAAATCCTTTAGGTTATTATAGTAACGCTGCCAGAAACCTTTATTTCTTCCGACAAAATTTTCATAGAATAGTGATTGCGACTCATGTATCCCCATTGAAGTACCACTGCATAAAAAAGTCCCTTCAAGCTTTTCTGATATGTTTTGCTCATATATTGCGTGTCCACATTCATGAATTGTACCAAAGATCGCTGTCCGGAAATCTTTCTCATCATACTTTGTCGTTACCCTGACATCACCACGGTTAAGCGTAATTTCAAAGGGATGAACCGTTTCATCTAATCGACCTGCTTCAAAATCATAGCCTAATTCATTTAACAGGAACTCACTAAGCCCACGTTGATTTAATTTAGGAAAATGATGATATAAAAAATCCGTTTTAGGCTGATGGGATGACTCGGCAATTTTTTTTACAAGTGGCACAATTTTTTCCCGCACTTGCGCAAATACTTGATCCAATACTTCAACAGTGACGCCTGGTTCATATTCATTTAACAATGTATTATATTTATTTCCTTCATAACCCCAATATGTAATAAGTTTTTTATTATAATCTACAAGCTTTTGCAAATAAGGTGCAAAGGATTGAAAATCAGACTTTTCCTTCGCATCTTCCCAAACTGATTCAGCTTTTGAACAAAGGACAACATATTCTTGATATTCCTTCGGAGGAATTACTTTATTTTTTTTGTATTCTTTTTTGAGAAGCTCAACAGCCTTTTGTGTCACTGGATTAAGTCCGCTATATACTTCATCTTTTGATAGAGCTACCAAATATTCATTCATTTGATCTGATACAAGCATTTGGAAAGCTTCGGTTGATAGCATACCAACAACTTCTGAACGCTGTTCAAGTCCCTTTTTAGGTGCTCCTGTGCGCATATCCCAATACATGACATTGATAGCTTCTTCATACGCTTGCATTTT encodes:
- a CDS encoding isoprenylcysteine carboxyl methyltransferase family protein gives rise to the protein MFYGLLLLLIVQRVTEMFIAKRNEKWLLNRGGIEHGSEHYPYIVALHVMFLLSLLFEVNILHKEVTVLWYILVPILAFTQLIRYWAVVSLGSYWNTKIIIVPNDLVVLKGPYQYMRHPNYVVVAVEFLFIPLLYQAYFTAVLFSLLNIVMMTIRIPAEEKALQLHTNYQEVFNLRSRFVPKR
- a CDS encoding type III polyketide synthase yields the protein MAYILSVGKAIPENEMSQDTTVEFAKEIFQDSFKDIERLLTVFKNGEIQKRDFVENLDWYKKQHTFEEKNQMYVDKAVKLGSEAVKNCLTNSKLLDQSIDYKEIDAIFFISSTGISTPSIDAKIINQLPFKETIKRIPIWGLGCAGGASGLSRAYEYCKAYPKSLVLVISVELCSLTFQHDDFTKSNLIGTSLFADGVACTCLAGESSNRLKHSKLNALPFIKGTRSTFLRDSEDVMGWEIKNNGFYVVFSRDIPSIINQWLRPQVKGFLQEKGLSIEEIAHFIAHPGGKKVLDAYMDGLGFKEQHLHISKEVLINHGNMSSVTVMYVLQEYLEREIGQENEYGLIGALGPGFSSEMLLVHWESV
- a CDS encoding GNAT family N-acetyltransferase; protein product: MTENQQIKEFIAKNGDAVVLRPARTDDAAQIVKAVENILKIGSYIQKESARTVNEEKEFINEMKKLDNMYVTVEIENKIVGIARIIRGELEMKRHTGLFRTWLIKSAQGNGIGSQIMDYTLYWCRTHELHKLCLTVFASNDLAVKLYERYGFIQEGTQKEQVKVDGRYDDEIFMAYFFRS
- a CDS encoding VWA-like domain-containing protein, with the protein product MKWQRLLLSKLQEREGKKIALAIDTSTNQTKTILIQNIVKLFGEVCPKSLLVQADFKIRSITSIKDDQIKYYTHGKSSYTEVLEWTEKEEIDTLFYITDVTGYFYEELTFKKEVFWLVPDEFVPKVPFGKAIRVA
- a CDS encoding helix-turn-helix domain-containing protein, whose amino-acid sequence is MATYKAKKSNFKQLLLKNNTDLDTLALNTNIPKDQLTNYLDTKVMNLNNAMTISKELNCSIEELYSWKVSDK
- a CDS encoding HPr family phosphocarrier protein, coding for MRVKDIKITQNLSVTKLIELTEVANKFESEIHIVGKHYKVDAKSLMGLLATIRNEEVTILTKGEDEEEAIKEFIKLLI
- a CDS encoding nucleobase:cation symporter-2 family protein, which translates into the protein MKQSLQNVSLGIQHVLAMYAGAVVVPLIVGSAIGLSGAQLTYLVAIDIFMCGIATFLQVWKNRFFGLGLPVVLGCTFTAVGPMIAIGNEYGVSSIYGAILVSGLIVILISSVFGKLVKFFPPVVTGSVVTIIGITLIPVAMNNMAGGQGSPTFGSKENLILAFGVLFLIILLNRFFTGFIRAISILIGIIAGTVVAGFMGMVDLQAVNDASWFNIGKPFYFGTPTFELAPIITMTIVAVVSMVESTGVYFALSDICNKKLDDKDLARGYRAEGLAYMLGAIFNAFPYTTFSQNVGLIQMSGIKTNRVIYTTAIMLIGLGLVPKIAALATVIPSSVLGGAMVAMFGMVVAYGIKMLGQVEFASQENLLIVACSVGLGLGVTVVPEIFAGLPESVKILTNSGIVAGSITAIVLNIVFNVIPSGKKAGSNRDAVVQGQAS
- a CDS encoding xanthine phosphoribosyltransferase gives rise to the protein MKLLREKIQDEGIVLSDGVLKVDSFLNHQIDPELMKEIGLEFARLFKKEGITKIVTIESSGISPAVMAGLELGVKVIFARKRKSLTLTDNLLVSSVYSFTKQEENTIAVSSQFLNKSDRVLIIDDFLANGEAAKGLIDIVKKSGASIQGIGIVIEKSFQKGASELKNSGYRVESLARIQSLRDGKVSFVEEFEEVKA
- a CDS encoding carboxypeptidase M32 — encoded protein: MQAYEEAINVMYWDMRTGAPKKGLEQRSEVVGMLSTEAFQMLVSDQMNEYLVALSKDEVYSGLNPVTQKAVELLKKEYKKNKVIPPKEYQEYVVLCSKAESVWEDAKEKSDFQSFAPYLQKLVDYNKKLITYWGYEGNKYNTLLNEYEPGVTVEVLDQVFAQVREKIVPLVKKIAESSHQPKTDFLYHHFPKLNQRGLSEFLLNELGYDFEAGRLDETVHPFEITLNRGDVRVTTKYDEKDFRTAIFGTIHECGHAIYEQNISEKLEGTFLCSGTSMGIHESQSLFYENFVGRNKGFWQRYYNNLKDFSPEQFDGVSLQDFYEAINESKPSLIRIEADELTYSLHVMVRYEIEKALFNDEITVEELPRIWNEKYEEYLGVTPPNDAKGVLQDVHWAGGSFGYFPSYALGYMYAAQFKHAMLKDLPDFNELIETGQFEKIRNWLTEHIHQYGKTKQPLEILKDVTGEGLNAKYLIEYLEEKYRYIYHI